The window GCACTCCAACCACTCTCATCCTTGATTCAAAGGGACGGGAAGTTGGTAGAGCAGTTGGTGCACCTAAGCGAGAGCAGGTTATTCAAGCGCTGGAAGCTTTACGCGAGTAGTTCGCAACTCGCTTTAACTTCCTTAACTCTTTATTATTTCGCTATGTCACCAGCCAGCAATTTCACAAAGCGCCGAGTTATAGATTTTGGTCGCCTTGCTGGCTCTTTGTGTCGAATGTAATTGTTGTAATTTAAAAACAATTATCCATTCAACTAACAAAGGAATAGTTCATGACTGAAGTCTTAGTAAAAAAAATATCGGACGTATTAATTGATGCACGCGGACCTCGTTTTTCGGCAGTGCTTACGACAATAGTTTTGGCCGTGGCACTTGTAACATCTAATCTATGGGTTGTAATTGCGCAAGCAATTATTTTTGCGATAGGCGCGATTAAAGGTCCGCAATTCACACCGTATGCATATATTTTTCGAAGCATTATTAAGCCTCAGCTTAAAGGCAAAACCATCACCGAGGATGTACGGCCACCACAGTTTGCACAGAGCGTTGGTCTACTTTTTGCACTCGTAGCTATTAGCGGATCTATCGCCAATATAGACGTTGTTTTCGTTGTCGCACTGAGTTTTGCTCTGGCCGCAGCGTTCTTAAATGCAGCTTTTAACTACTGTCTAGGGTGCGAACTCTATTTGCTACTTCTTCGCGTACGATTGTCACATGGTTGATAAACACGAGCTTCACGAAAAAGGCCTACGACTTACGCCTCAACGCGAGCTTGTTTTATCTGCAGTTCGGGAGCTTGGTCACTCTACCCCTGAAGAGATTGCCGAAAAAGTTCGCGTAGCCCATCCAGGCATCAATCTCTCCACCGTTTATCGCAACCTTGAAACTCTTGAAAATGTTGGCTTGGTAGTGCATACACATTTAGGACACGGTGGAGCTACGTATCATGCCGCTGAAGAGTTGACTCATTTGCATCTAGTCTGCGAAAAATGTGGCTCTATCGGTGATGCGCCAATTGAAGCGGCAGCTAACTTTGTTAACACACTTGCCGATGACTATGGTTTTAAAACCGATGTCACGCACTTTGCAATCTACGGAACCTGTACTGCCTGTCAATGAGCGCCGTACTTGTCGAAGATGGGGTTGATAAGGGTGCCATCTGGCACTTTGGTGAACCCTCTAAAGAGCAACGAGCACTTCAAGCAGGCACCGCTTGGGCCGATCTCTCACATCTAGAGGTTATTGCAGTCAGTGGAGAAGATCGTTTGAAGTGGTTACATGATTTAACCACACAGTACCTTAAGGATTTAAGCGTTAATCTCTGGAAGTCGGCGATGATTCTGGATCCACAGGGTCATATCGAGTATCAATTCAATTGTGTAGATGATGGTTTAACTACGTGGTTAGTTGTAGATCCTGGATACTCCGAAGCTCTGTGCACATATCTTACGAAGATGAAATTCATGCTGCATGTTGATGTTCGCAGCGCCACCGATGAGATAGCAGTTCTTCGCGCCCCAGGTTTAACTACTGAAATTGGTGGACCTTTTGCTTTAGTGCCACGTAATGAACTTGTTCAGATGAGTGCACACTTTAACTCCGTCGCAACTCAAGTTGGAACGTGGGCATTGGATGCCGAGCGCGTGGCTGCACGACGTCCGCGAATTGGGTTTGAAACCGATCATAAATCAATTCCTAATGAAATCGGTGTTTTAAACGGTGCGGTACATATGAATAAAGGTTGCTACCGCGGACAAGAAACCGTTGCAAAGGTATTTAACTTAGGTAACCCACCACGACGCCTGGTGATGTTGCACTTAGATGGAAGCGATGTCGCATTTCCCGCACAAGGGGCGAAAGTCGAAAATAATGGCGTTGTTGTTGGCTTTATCGGTACCGTTGCACGCCATTACGAGCTTGGCACAATCGCACTCGCAATTGTTAAGAGAAATACCCCGACCGATGCAACTCTTTCTGTCGACGGAGTTCCGGCCTTACAGGAACCCGTACTTTAAAATCGCTCAACTCTAAAATTAAGCACGATAGAGTTATCGGGTGGAGTTTTTTACATCAATCTTCCTTGGCCTTTTCGCAATAGGGCTTGGCATAACGCTCATCATTTACGCCTTCCGAGGCCGTCAAAGTCAGTCTAAGCCCCCATCTAAATTTAGAGGACGCCCATAAATGGTCTTTACTATCCCTGAGGGTTTACATCCGGACTTAAATCCAGTGGCATGGATGGTTGGAACATGGCGCGGTAAGGGCCGAGGCGAATATTCAACCGTAGCGCCTTTCGAATTTGCTCAAGAGGTTGTCTTCAATCATGATGGACGACCATTTCTTAATTACTATTCACGATCGTGGATTTTAGATAGCGAAGGTGAAATCGAACGCCCAGGTGCATCTGAAACCGGCTTTTGGCGCATTAAACCAAAAAACGTTCTGGAAGTTGTACTCTCACATAACACAGGAATATCTGAAGGTTGGGTAGGAACATTTGATGGACCAAAGATTCAACTTGTTTTAGACCAAGGTTATTCGGCACCAACAGCAAAAATTGTTACCGCCGGAGTCCGGCTTTACGGATTAGTTGCCGGTGAGCTTTTCTTTGCCTATGACATGGCGGCAGAGGGACAAGAGCTGCAGGCACATATCTGGTCATCACTCGAACGTCAGAGTGAGTAATTGATCTCGCTAAACGTGGGCGAAGTTCTCGCCGAATTAATTAGAAACGATGTAGTGGAGTCACAGCATGTCGGGCATTTTGTGGCTCTAGATACTGATGGTTCAATTCTTTTACAAAAGGGTGATCCAACGCAGTTAATTTATCCTCGCTCATCGTATAAAGCAGTTCTGGCATCGGCAATGATTCGTAGCGGAGTGAATTTAACTCCACGTTTATTAGCCCTTACCTGTTCATCTCACTCTGGTCTTCCCATGCATCAAGAAGGTGTATTGGAAATTTTGGGATTAGCGGGTTTAGATGAGAACGCTCTACAAAACGTTAAAGGCAAACCATTAGATGAAGCCGCAGCGCTAGCAACTTCCGAACCAACGCGCCTTGCCATGAACTGCAGTGGCAAACACGCAGGGATGCTTTTGGGTTGTTCGGTCAATGGTTGGCCTACTCATAATTATTTGGAGCCCGGACATCGGCTTCAACAAGCATTCAAAATGGAACTTGAAAACCTTGCTGGTGAAAGCGTTTCACACACTGCGATAGATGGCTGCGGCGCACCTTTATTTTTAATCTCCCTTCTCGGCTTAGCTCGAGCAATTAGAGCGATGACAATCTCCACTGACCCTGCACATCAGAGCGTCGTTAATGCTTGTAGAAGTTTTCCAGAGATGGTTGCAGGACCAGAGAGAATGTCCTCAATCCTTATGGGTCAACACCCCGGGCTATTTATGAAAAGTGGCGCAGAGTCGATCATGGTCGCCTCTATAGAAGATGGCAGAAGCTTCGCATTTAAAGTAAATGATGGCGGATTACGTCCACGGAACGTGATTTCCCTTGCAGGGCTGCGCTTATTGGGCATAAATGCAGGTGATGCGTTAGAGAAGGTCTACGGAGGCG is drawn from Candidatus Planktophila sp. and contains these coding sequences:
- a CDS encoding DUF4395 domain-containing protein translates to MTEVLVKKISDVLIDARGPRFSAVLTTIVLAVALVTSNLWVVIAQAIIFAIGAIKGPQFTPYAYIFRSIIKPQLKGKTITEDVRPPQFAQSVGLLFALVAISGSIANIDVVFVVALSFALAAAFLNAAFNYCLGCELYLLLLRVRLSHG
- a CDS encoding Fur family transcriptional regulator → MVDKHELHEKGLRLTPQRELVLSAVRELGHSTPEEIAEKVRVAHPGINLSTVYRNLETLENVGLVVHTHLGHGGATYHAAEELTHLHLVCEKCGSIGDAPIEAAANFVNTLADDYGFKTDVTHFAIYGTCTACQ
- a CDS encoding FABP family protein, with the translated sequence MVFTIPEGLHPDLNPVAWMVGTWRGKGRGEYSTVAPFEFAQEVVFNHDGRPFLNYYSRSWILDSEGEIERPGASETGFWRIKPKNVLEVVLSHNTGISEGWVGTFDGPKIQLVLDQGYSAPTAKIVTAGVRLYGLVAGELFFAYDMAAEGQELQAHIWSSLERQSE
- a CDS encoding folate-binding protein translates to MSAVLVEDGVDKGAIWHFGEPSKEQRALQAGTAWADLSHLEVIAVSGEDRLKWLHDLTTQYLKDLSVNLWKSAMILDPQGHIEYQFNCVDDGLTTWLVVDPGYSEALCTYLTKMKFMLHVDVRSATDEIAVLRAPGLTTEIGGPFALVPRNELVQMSAHFNSVATQVGTWALDAERVAARRPRIGFETDHKSIPNEIGVLNGAVHMNKGCYRGQETVAKVFNLGNPPRRLVMLHLDGSDVAFPAQGAKVENNGVVVGFIGTVARHYELGTIALAIVKRNTPTDATLSVDGVPALQEPVL
- a CDS encoding asparaginase, giving the protein MISLNVGEVLAELIRNDVVESQHVGHFVALDTDGSILLQKGDPTQLIYPRSSYKAVLASAMIRSGVNLTPRLLALTCSSHSGLPMHQEGVLEILGLAGLDENALQNVKGKPLDEAAALATSEPTRLAMNCSGKHAGMLLGCSVNGWPTHNYLEPGHRLQQAFKMELENLAGESVSHTAIDGCGAPLFLISLLGLARAIRAMTISTDPAHQSVVNACRSFPEMVAGPERMSSILMGQHPGLFMKSGAESIMVASIEDGRSFAFKVNDGGLRPRNVISLAGLRLLGINAGDALEKVYGGDHVVGSIRATF